The following are encoded in a window of Aromatoleum petrolei genomic DNA:
- the smc gene encoding chromosome segregation protein SMC, whose protein sequence is MRLSKLKLAGFKTFVDPTTVLTPGNLVGVVGPNGCGKSNIIDAVRWVLGETRASALRGESMQDVIFNGSTTRKPVSRASVELVFDNAEGRAAGQWSRYAEISVKRVLDRSGESTYFLNNVQVRRKDVIDLFLGTGLGPRAYAIIEQGMISRIIEARPEEVRGFLEEAAGVTKYRERRRETEGRLSDARDNLARLDDIRMELGERIGHLEVQAEIAVRYRDLSAAHTQRQQLLWLLKRNEARAEQARVEGELNQLSSKMEADSSRLQELENAVEEARAGHFDASEATHAAQSDLFAVSAEVTRLEAELRHLDDARKRLEARLAQLATDEAHWQERQAGLGAERERWTGLIDNAAMRAEQAEARHAEIAERLPEAEAARQAADTTVAAARRELAQTEQQLRVEEAKRASAVRALDALNQRRGRLAGESGGIEGPDEAVVAQQEARLEALREELERQQEELGAVQMRQPEAQAALKTALEHERQVQRRLTELRARRDALVQLQAKVQSQGQLGDWLKRHKLTELPPLWRDLRVEPGWEMAVEAVLRERLAALTGDVTEAARAMFDDAPPGSFALAFGDGVEPAAAGAPLPGTFALIDRISFVAEGLRPIVADWLRGCLATDALDPWVERRGELAADQCLVGPGGQILTRHALVHYAPDSRTHGVMERQREIDGLAEQQLALETEAHVAHDALIAAEGVAAELQERGNALRRELQAAQQQVHSEQVELLKLTQARQRAEERRAQLARDLDDIVHLESTEREHLARAEMEQARAEELAELQRERLDGALEVLTERDNVLRETRSLEQALARELQEARFSERECAGKLEDIARNLQLAGEQLGRIAVEVEARRHELEATDSGRSRDALQEALELRARREAALAARRDALEMAAMRLKQTEELRLRTEQEAAPARGRVAELRLAVQAAELAAAQFDERLVEAQADEAALQPLLVPDLREGSLVREVGRLAREIAELGQVNLAALDELRSAQERKGYLDVQFDDLMQAIGTLEDAIRRIDRETREQLQDTYNTVTQHFGTLFPQLFGGGQARLVLTGDEILDAGIQIVAQPPGKKNSSIHLLSGGEKALTAIALVFSMFQLNPAPFCMLDEVDAPLDDTNTERYCQMVKRMSSQTQFVFISHSKITMEIAQQLVGVTMQEQGVSRVVEVDMEEALRLAEPAAA, encoded by the coding sequence GTGCGTCTCTCCAAGCTCAAACTCGCCGGCTTCAAGACTTTTGTCGATCCCACCACGGTGCTCACCCCCGGCAATCTCGTCGGTGTGGTGGGTCCGAACGGCTGCGGCAAGTCGAACATCATCGATGCCGTGCGCTGGGTGCTGGGTGAGACGCGCGCGAGCGCGCTGCGCGGCGAGTCGATGCAGGACGTGATCTTCAACGGCTCGACAACGCGCAAACCGGTATCGCGCGCGAGCGTCGAGTTGGTGTTCGACAACGCCGAGGGCCGCGCGGCAGGGCAGTGGTCGCGCTACGCGGAAATCTCCGTCAAGCGCGTGCTCGACCGCAGCGGTGAGTCGACCTACTTCCTCAACAACGTCCAGGTGCGGCGCAAGGACGTCATCGACCTCTTCCTCGGCACCGGCCTCGGTCCGCGCGCGTACGCGATCATCGAGCAGGGCATGATCTCGCGCATCATCGAGGCGCGTCCCGAGGAGGTGCGCGGCTTCCTCGAGGAGGCAGCGGGGGTCACGAAATACCGTGAGCGTCGTCGCGAGACCGAAGGACGTTTGTCGGACGCGCGCGACAACCTCGCCCGCCTTGATGATATTCGCATGGAGCTGGGCGAGCGTATCGGCCACCTGGAAGTGCAGGCGGAAATCGCCGTGCGTTATCGCGACCTGAGCGCCGCGCACACGCAGCGCCAGCAACTGCTGTGGCTGCTCAAACGCAACGAGGCGCGCGCCGAGCAGGCGCGAGTCGAAGGCGAGCTCAACCAGTTGTCGTCGAAGATGGAGGCGGACAGCTCCCGTCTGCAGGAACTCGAGAACGCCGTCGAAGAGGCTCGCGCGGGGCACTTCGACGCGTCGGAAGCCACCCATGCGGCTCAGTCGGACCTCTTTGCCGTGTCGGCGGAGGTGACGCGGCTGGAGGCTGAACTGCGCCACCTCGACGATGCGCGCAAGCGGCTCGAGGCCCGCCTCGCCCAGCTCGCGACCGACGAGGCGCACTGGCAGGAGCGCCAGGCGGGGCTGGGCGCAGAGCGCGAGCGCTGGACCGGACTGATCGACAACGCGGCGATGCGTGCCGAGCAGGCCGAGGCGCGTCACGCCGAGATCGCCGAGCGCCTGCCCGAGGCGGAGGCCGCGCGCCAGGCTGCCGACACGACCGTCGCGGCGGCGCGGCGCGAACTTGCGCAGACCGAGCAGCAGTTGCGCGTCGAGGAGGCCAAGCGCGCGAGCGCCGTGCGGGCGCTCGATGCGCTGAACCAGCGCCGCGGGCGCCTCGCGGGCGAATCGGGCGGCATCGAAGGGCCGGACGAGGCCGTCGTCGCGCAGCAGGAGGCGCGTCTCGAAGCCCTGCGCGAGGAACTGGAACGCCAGCAGGAAGAGCTCGGCGCCGTGCAGATGCGGCAGCCTGAGGCGCAGGCCGCGCTGAAGACCGCACTCGAGCATGAGCGGCAGGTGCAGCGGCGCCTCACCGAACTGCGGGCACGGCGCGATGCGCTGGTGCAGCTGCAGGCCAAGGTGCAGTCGCAGGGGCAGCTCGGCGACTGGTTGAAGCGCCACAAGCTGACCGAGCTGCCGCCGCTGTGGCGAGACCTGAGGGTCGAGCCGGGCTGGGAGATGGCGGTCGAGGCGGTGCTGCGCGAGCGGCTGGCTGCGCTGACCGGTGACGTCACCGAAGCCGCGCGCGCGATGTTCGATGATGCGCCGCCGGGATCCTTCGCGCTGGCCTTCGGCGACGGGGTGGAGCCGGCTGCGGCGGGGGCGCCACTACCCGGAACCTTCGCGCTGATCGACAGGATTTCCTTCGTCGCCGAGGGGCTTCGGCCGATCGTCGCCGACTGGCTGCGCGGCTGCCTGGCGACCGACGCTCTGGACCCCTGGGTCGAGCGGCGCGGAGAACTCGCCGCCGACCAGTGCCTCGTCGGGCCGGGCGGCCAGATCCTCACGCGGCATGCGCTGGTCCATTACGCGCCGGACAGCCGCACCCACGGCGTGATGGAGCGCCAGCGCGAGATCGACGGCCTGGCGGAGCAGCAGTTGGCGCTCGAGACAGAGGCCCATGTTGCCCACGACGCGTTGATTGCGGCAGAGGGTGTCGCCGCCGAGCTGCAGGAACGCGGCAACGCCTTGCGACGCGAGCTGCAGGCCGCGCAGCAGCAGGTGCACTCCGAGCAGGTCGAGCTCCTCAAGCTCACGCAGGCACGGCAGCGCGCCGAGGAGCGCCGTGCGCAGCTTGCGCGCGACCTTGATGACATCGTCCATCTCGAATCGACCGAGCGCGAGCATCTTGCCCGGGCGGAGATGGAGCAGGCACGCGCAGAGGAGTTGGCCGAGTTGCAGCGCGAGCGCCTCGATGGTGCGCTGGAGGTGCTGACCGAGCGCGACAACGTGCTGCGCGAAACACGCTCCCTCGAGCAGGCGCTTGCACGCGAACTGCAGGAGGCGCGCTTCTCCGAGCGCGAGTGCGCGGGCAAGCTCGAGGATATCGCGCGCAACCTGCAACTGGCCGGCGAGCAGCTCGGACGGATCGCGGTGGAGGTCGAGGCGCGCCGGCACGAGCTCGAGGCGACCGACAGCGGCCGCAGCCGCGATGCGCTGCAGGAGGCGCTCGAATTGCGGGCGCGGCGCGAGGCGGCGCTGGCGGCACGCCGCGATGCGCTGGAGATGGCGGCGATGCGGTTGAAGCAGACCGAGGAGCTGCGCCTGCGCACCGAGCAGGAGGCGGCGCCGGCGCGCGGACGGGTGGCCGAACTGCGCCTCGCCGTTCAGGCGGCGGAGCTCGCGGCGGCGCAGTTCGACGAGCGGCTCGTGGAGGCCCAGGCCGACGAGGCGGCGCTGCAGCCGCTGCTCGTGCCGGATCTGCGCGAGGGTTCGCTGGTGCGGGAAGTCGGACGGCTTGCGCGCGAGATCGCGGAGCTGGGTCAGGTGAACCTCGCGGCACTGGACGAGCTGCGCAGCGCGCAGGAGCGCAAGGGTTATCTCGACGTGCAGTTCGATGATCTGATGCAGGCGATCGGTACGCTGGAGGACGCGATCCGGCGCATCGACCGCGAGACGCGCGAACAGCTGCAGGACACCTACAATACCGTGACGCAGCATTTCGGCACGCTGTTCCCGCAGCTCTTCGGCGGTGGGCAGGCGCGGCTGGTGCTGACGGGCGACGAAATCCTCGATGCGGGCATCCAGATCGTCGCCCAGCCGCCCGGGAAGAAAAACAGCTCCATCCACCTGTTGTCGGGTGGCGAGAAGGCGCTGACGGCGATCGCGCTGGTGTTCTCGATGTTCCAGTTGAATCCCGCGCCCTTCTGCATGCTTGACGAGGTGGATGCGCCGCTGGACGATACGAATACCGAGCGTTACTGCCAGATGGTGAAGCGCATGTCATCGCAGACGCAGTTCGTCTTCATCAGCCACAGCAAGATCACGATGGAGATCGCGCAGCAGCTCGTGGGCGTGACGATGCAGGAACAGGGCGTCTCGCGCGTGGTGGAAGTGGATATGGAAGAGGCGCTGCGCCTGGCGGAGCCGGCAGCGGCCTGA
- the ligA gene encoding NAD-dependent DNA ligase LigA, translating into MIASAQTFERAAQLRRELEGHNYAYYVLDTPTVPDAEYDRLFRELEALEREFPELATPDSPTQRVGGAPMPELAPVRHAVPMLSIRTETDTTNGGVIAFDTRVRNALGLGPADAPVEYLGELKFDGLAISLRYEQGVLVRAATRGDGETGEDVTHNVRTIRQIPLRLSGKPPALLEVRGEIYMRRDDFERLNARQEQAGDKLFINPRNTAAGAVRQLDPRIAAKRPLSFYAYGLGETGDWPLPPTQAQLLDAFAAFGLPVCEHRVVAAGVEGLCGFHDRIAALRDSLPYDIDGVVYKVNRFELQRELGFVTREPRWAVAHKYPAQEEITELLDIEVQVGRTGALTPVARLKPVFVGGVTVTNATLHNEGEILRKGVLIGDHVIVRRAGDVIPEVVGSVVERRTGSERPFVMPTRCPVCASHVEKAEDEVVARCTGGLFCPAQRKQALLHFAGRRAMDIEGLGDKLVDQLVEAGIVKTPADLYKLGVLALANLQRMAEKSAANLLAAIEKSRHTTLARFIFALGIRNVGEATAKDLARHFGSLDALMDATPESLLAVPDVGPVVAQSIVGFFSEAHNREVIEQLRAAGVKWEEGEPAAPVAGSASGKVFVLTGTLPTMSRDEAKALIEAHGGKVSGSVSKKTDYVVAGAEAGSKLAKAEELGVAILDEDGLRHLLEQG; encoded by the coding sequence ATGATCGCTTCGGCCCAGACGTTCGAGCGCGCCGCGCAGTTGCGGCGCGAACTCGAAGGCCACAATTACGCGTACTACGTCCTCGACACGCCGACCGTTCCGGACGCGGAATACGATCGCCTGTTCCGCGAACTCGAAGCGCTTGAGCGCGAGTTTCCCGAGCTGGCCACGCCCGATTCGCCGACACAGCGGGTCGGCGGTGCGCCGATGCCCGAACTCGCACCTGTGCGGCATGCGGTGCCGATGCTGTCGATCCGCACCGAAACCGATACCACGAACGGCGGCGTGATCGCCTTCGACACCCGTGTGCGCAACGCGCTGGGACTCGGTCCTGCCGACGCGCCGGTGGAGTACCTCGGCGAACTGAAGTTCGACGGGCTGGCGATCAGCCTGCGCTACGAACAGGGCGTGCTGGTGCGTGCAGCGACGCGCGGCGACGGCGAGACCGGCGAGGACGTGACGCACAACGTGCGCACGATCCGCCAGATTCCCCTGCGCCTGTCGGGCAAGCCGCCCGCGCTGCTGGAGGTGCGCGGCGAGATCTACATGCGCCGCGACGATTTCGAACGGTTGAATGCGCGTCAGGAACAGGCCGGCGACAAGCTGTTCATCAATCCGCGCAATACCGCGGCAGGCGCCGTGCGTCAGCTCGACCCGCGCATCGCCGCGAAGCGCCCCTTGTCCTTCTACGCTTATGGGCTGGGCGAGACGGGCGACTGGCCGCTGCCGCCCACGCAGGCGCAGCTGCTCGATGCCTTCGCGGCGTTCGGCCTGCCAGTGTGCGAGCACCGCGTTGTCGCCGCAGGCGTCGAGGGACTGTGCGGATTCCACGACCGCATCGCGGCCCTGCGTGACAGCCTGCCGTACGACATCGACGGGGTCGTGTACAAGGTCAACCGCTTCGAACTGCAGCGCGAGCTTGGTTTCGTCACGCGCGAGCCGCGCTGGGCGGTGGCGCACAAGTACCCGGCGCAGGAAGAGATCACCGAGCTCCTCGACATCGAGGTGCAGGTCGGCCGCACCGGCGCGCTGACGCCGGTCGCGCGGCTCAAGCCGGTGTTCGTCGGTGGCGTCACGGTGACCAATGCGACCTTGCACAATGAAGGGGAAATCCTGCGCAAGGGCGTGCTGATCGGCGATCACGTCATCGTACGGCGGGCCGGCGACGTTATACCGGAGGTCGTCGGGTCGGTGGTCGAACGGCGTACCGGCAGCGAACGGCCTTTCGTGATGCCGACGCGCTGCCCGGTGTGCGCGTCGCACGTCGAGAAGGCCGAGGACGAGGTGGTGGCACGCTGCACGGGCGGGTTGTTCTGTCCCGCGCAGCGCAAGCAGGCCCTGCTGCATTTCGCCGGGCGGCGCGCGATGGACATCGAGGGGCTGGGCGACAAGCTGGTCGACCAGCTTGTCGAGGCGGGCATCGTCAAGACGCCGGCCGACCTCTACAAGCTGGGCGTGCTGGCATTGGCGAACCTGCAGCGCATGGCCGAGAAGTCGGCGGCCAACCTGCTTGCGGCGATCGAGAAGAGCCGGCACACGACGCTGGCGCGCTTCATCTTCGCGCTCGGCATCCGCAATGTCGGCGAGGCGACGGCGAAGGATCTGGCGCGGCATTTCGGCTCGCTCGACGCGCTGATGGATGCGACGCCGGAGAGCCTGCTGGCGGTGCCCGATGTGGGGCCGGTGGTTGCGCAGAGCATCGTGGGCTTCTTCTCCGAGGCGCACAACCGCGAGGTGATCGAGCAGTTGCGTGCGGCGGGCGTGAAGTGGGAAGAGGGCGAGCCTGCGGCTCCGGTCGCGGGCAGCGCGAGCGGCAAGGTGTTCGTGCTGACCGGCACGCTGCCGACAATGAGCCGCGACGAGGCCAAGGCCCTGATCGAGGCGCACGGCGGCAAGGTCAGCGGCTCGGTGTCGAAGAAGACGGATTACGTGGTCGCGGGAGCGGAAGCCGGATCCAAGCTCGCGAAGGCGGAAGAGCTGGGCGTGGCGATCCTCGACGAGGACGGATTGCGCCACCTGCTGGAACAAGGTTGA
- a CDS encoding PilT/PilU family type 4a pilus ATPase, with translation MIFDKLFQLMAEKLASDIFISAGAPIHIKIQGITMPINQQVMDPSMIKRMIYEMMTPEQIETFEREKELNLSFGRRDFGNFRVNVFWQRHSIGIVVRYIQGEIPSLESLGLPPVLSEVVTEKRGLILVVGATGSGKSTTLASMIDHRNRNRSGHILTVEDPIEYLFKHRKSVVNQREVGIDTLSWHEALRNAMRQAPDCILIGEIRDRETMQAALSYSQTGHLCLATLHANNAYHALNRIVNFFPLENRSLLYLDLAVALKCIISQRLVRKPDGMRIPAVEILMNTRHVAELVERGELNEVKEAMQQSLAPGSQTFEQDLHRLYRDGIISFEEALANADSPTNLAWLINNAQINAAPSAEGAEAPPSVDFEPQNKNADGTSFSEFALHLDDGPPR, from the coding sequence ATGATCTTCGACAAGCTGTTCCAACTGATGGCGGAAAAGCTCGCTTCGGACATCTTCATCTCGGCCGGCGCCCCGATCCACATCAAGATCCAGGGCATCACGATGCCGATCAACCAGCAGGTCATGGACCCCTCCATGATCAAGCGGATGATCTACGAGATGATGACCCCGGAGCAGATCGAGACCTTCGAGCGCGAGAAGGAGCTGAACCTGTCCTTCGGGCGGCGCGATTTCGGCAATTTCCGGGTTAACGTGTTCTGGCAGCGCCACAGCATCGGCATCGTGGTGCGCTACATCCAGGGCGAGATCCCCTCGCTGGAATCCTTGGGCCTGCCGCCCGTGCTGTCCGAAGTGGTCACCGAGAAACGCGGCCTGATCCTCGTCGTGGGCGCGACCGGCTCCGGCAAATCGACGACGCTCGCGTCGATGATCGACCACCGCAACCGCAACCGCTCCGGCCACATCCTCACGGTCGAAGACCCGATCGAATACCTGTTCAAGCACCGCAAATCGGTCGTCAACCAGCGCGAGGTCGGTATCGACACCCTGAGCTGGCACGAGGCCTTGCGCAACGCGATGCGCCAGGCACCGGACTGCATCCTGATCGGGGAAATCCGCGACCGCGAGACCATGCAGGCCGCCTTGTCCTACTCGCAGACCGGCCACCTGTGTCTCGCCACGCTGCACGCCAACAACGCCTACCACGCGTTGAACCGCATCGTGAACTTCTTCCCGCTGGAGAACCGTTCCCTGCTGTACCTCGACCTTGCGGTCGCGCTCAAGTGCATCATCTCCCAGCGCCTCGTGCGCAAACCGGACGGCATGCGCATTCCGGCAGTCGAGATCCTCATGAACACGCGCCATGTCGCCGAACTGGTGGAGCGCGGCGAGCTGAACGAGGTCAAGGAAGCGATGCAGCAGAGCCTCGCGCCGGGGTCGCAGACCTTCGAGCAGGACCTGCACCGGCTCTACCGCGACGGCATCATCAGCTTCGAGGAGGCGCTCGCGAACGCCGATTCACCGACCAACCTCGCGTGGCTCATCAACAACGCGCAGATCAACGCCGCGCCCAGCGCGGAAGGTGCCGAAGCCCCGCCTTCCGTCGATTTCGAACCCCAGAACAAGAATGCCGACGGTACGTCGTTCAGCGAATTTGCGCTGCATCTCGATGACGGCCCGCCACGCTGA
- the dapC gene encoding succinyldiaminopimelate transaminase codes for MNPNLDRLQPYPFEKLRALMDGVVPPADLKLIRLSIGEPQHPTPPFIMQALTDNLQGLANYPATIGGDPLRVAIAGWLERRFGLPRVDPATQVLPVNGSREALFAFAQAVIDGSRPGAKVLSPNPFYQIYEGAALLAGAEPVFLNNLPENGFGSDFDGIPDAVWRDIQLVFVCSPGNPTGRMLSQAEWARLFELSDRYGFVIAADECYSEIYFDDVAPPVGAMQAAHALGRTDFRNLVMFSSLSKRSNVPGMRSGFVAGDAKVLKGFLRYRTYHGCAMSLPIQAASIAAWNDEAHVVENRRLYRDKFDRAMPIIARHLKVQKPDAGFYLWAQTPIPDTEFARRLQAAYNVTVLPGSFLARESNGVNPGAGFVRIALVADTAECVEAAERIAAFCQTL; via the coding sequence GTGAATCCGAACCTCGACCGCCTCCAGCCCTATCCCTTCGAAAAACTGCGTGCGCTGATGGACGGCGTCGTTCCCCCGGCCGACCTGAAGCTGATCCGCCTGTCGATCGGCGAACCGCAGCACCCGACCCCGCCCTTCATCATGCAGGCGCTCACCGACAACCTGCAGGGGCTCGCGAACTACCCCGCGACGATAGGCGGAGACCCGTTGCGCGTGGCGATCGCCGGCTGGCTGGAACGCCGCTTCGGCCTCCCCAGGGTCGATCCGGCGACCCAGGTGCTGCCGGTCAACGGCTCGCGCGAGGCGCTGTTCGCCTTTGCCCAGGCGGTGATCGACGGCAGCCGCCCCGGCGCCAAGGTGCTGAGCCCGAACCCGTTCTACCAGATCTACGAAGGCGCGGCCCTGCTCGCCGGAGCCGAACCGGTGTTCCTCAACAACCTGCCCGAAAACGGCTTCGGCTCGGATTTCGACGGCATTCCCGATGCCGTGTGGCGCGACATCCAGCTCGTGTTCGTGTGCTCGCCGGGCAATCCGACCGGACGCATGCTGTCGCAGGCGGAGTGGGCGCGTCTCTTCGAGTTGTCGGACCGCTACGGTTTCGTGATCGCGGCCGACGAGTGCTATTCGGAGATCTACTTCGACGACGTCGCCCCCCCTGTCGGCGCGATGCAGGCCGCACACGCGCTCGGCCGCACCGACTTCCGCAACCTCGTCATGTTCTCCAGCCTGTCCAAGCGCTCCAACGTGCCGGGCATGCGCTCGGGCTTCGTCGCGGGTGATGCGAAGGTGCTGAAAGGCTTCCTGCGCTACCGTACCTACCACGGCTGCGCCATGAGCCTCCCGATCCAGGCCGCCTCAATCGCCGCCTGGAACGACGAGGCGCACGTGGTCGAGAATCGCCGCCTTTACCGCGACAAATTCGACCGTGCGATGCCCATCATCGCCAGGCACCTCAAGGTGCAGAAACCCGACGCCGGATTCTACCTGTGGGCGCAGACGCCCATCCCCGACACCGAGTTCGCCCGCCGACTACAGGCTGCATATAATGTGACGGTTCTGCCGGGCAGCTTCCTCGCCCGGGAATCGAACGGCGTCAATCCGGGCGCCGGGTTCGTGCGCATCGCCCTCGTGGCCGACACGGCCGAATGTGTCGAGGCTGCGGAGCGCATCGCCGCCTTCTGCCAAACCCTTTGA
- a CDS encoding cell division protein ZipA C-terminal FtsZ-binding domain-containing protein — translation MDNELQIGLAALGVASVVGIVAYNKWQERKHRREAEQAFRSDHRDVLLEPGGGSADEVPAERLEPSMGEAEPEARRAAAAVRDSGVRKVTPGVPDAVDQRIDCVIRIEAIEPLEAPRLWAAQGEQLMGISKPVRWFAFDDAANLWRSLDAHTAGAFHWFCAAMQTVDRSGPISENDFLHFSGGMQRVAEQFLAVPADLPARGEALRNAAELDKFCANVDVQIGINVVSNGQPFVGTKIRALAESHGMTLGPDGSFHARDEEGNTLYTLSNMEPALFAVEEMRDLATNGLTLVIDVPRVPNGVFAFERMMRQAMQMADALQGTVVDDNRAPFGAEAATLIRGQIQHFQAQMASGDVPAGGPLAQRLFSV, via the coding sequence ATGGATAACGAATTGCAGATCGGGTTGGCGGCGCTGGGGGTGGCTTCGGTCGTCGGAATCGTCGCGTACAACAAGTGGCAGGAACGCAAGCATCGGCGCGAGGCCGAGCAGGCCTTCCGGTCGGATCATCGCGACGTGCTGCTGGAGCCCGGGGGCGGCTCCGCGGACGAGGTTCCTGCCGAGCGCCTGGAGCCCTCGATGGGCGAGGCGGAACCGGAAGCCCGCCGTGCGGCCGCGGCCGTGCGCGATTCCGGTGTGCGCAAGGTGACGCCGGGCGTTCCGGATGCGGTCGATCAGCGCATCGACTGCGTGATCCGCATCGAGGCGATCGAGCCCTTGGAAGCGCCGCGCTTGTGGGCCGCACAGGGCGAGCAGCTGATGGGCATCTCCAAGCCCGTGCGCTGGTTCGCCTTCGATGATGCGGCCAATCTGTGGCGATCGCTCGACGCGCATACGGCGGGAGCCTTCCACTGGTTCTGCGCGGCGATGCAGACGGTCGACCGCAGCGGGCCGATCAGCGAGAACGATTTCCTGCATTTCTCCGGCGGCATGCAGCGCGTGGCCGAACAGTTCCTGGCAGTGCCGGCCGACCTGCCGGCGCGTGGCGAGGCGCTGCGCAATGCAGCCGAGCTGGACAAGTTCTGCGCCAATGTGGATGTGCAGATCGGCATCAACGTGGTGAGCAACGGGCAGCCCTTCGTCGGCACCAAGATCCGGGCGCTGGCGGAGTCGCACGGCATGACGCTGGGTCCGGACGGCTCCTTCCATGCGCGTGACGAGGAGGGCAATACCCTGTACACGCTGAGCAACATGGAGCCGGCACTGTTTGCAGTCGAAGAGATGCGCGACCTTGCCACCAACGGCCTCACGCTGGTGATCGACGTCCCGCGCGTGCCGAACGGCGTGTTCGCGTTCGAGCGCATGATGCGCCAGGCCATGCAGATGGCCGACGCCTTGCAGGGGACCGTGGTGGACGACAATCGTGCCCCGTTCGGTGCCGAGGCGGCGACGCTGATTCGCGGCCAGATCCAGCATTTCCAGGCACAGATGGCGAGCGGGGACGTGCCGGCCGGCGGCCCGCTGGCGCAGCGCCTGTTCTCGGTCTGA
- the dapD gene encoding 2,3,4,5-tetrahydropyridine-2,6-dicarboxylate N-succinyltransferase — translation MQDLQKIIDDAFENRASLSPSSAPAIVRDAVATVIDGLDSGKLRVAEKIDGNWTVNQWIKKAVLISFRLRDNEVQSAGALNFFDKVPTKFGDYTPEQFREGGFRVVPPAVARKGSFIGKNVVLMPSYVNIGAYVDEGTMVDTWATVGSCAQIGKNVHLSGGVGIGGVLEPVQAGPVIIEDNVFVGARSEVVEGVIIEENAVLSMGVYIGQSTKIYDRQTGEVTYGRVPSGAVVVPGSLPSADGKYSLYCAVIVKRVDAQTRAKTGINELLRGA, via the coding sequence ATGCAAGACCTGCAAAAAATCATCGACGACGCCTTCGAGAACCGCGCCAGCCTCTCGCCCTCCTCTGCTCCCGCGATCGTGCGCGACGCCGTTGCCACCGTCATCGACGGACTGGACAGCGGCAAGCTGCGCGTTGCCGAGAAGATCGACGGCAACTGGACCGTCAACCAATGGATCAAGAAGGCCGTCCTGATCTCCTTCCGCCTGCGCGACAACGAGGTGCAGTCGGCCGGCGCGCTGAATTTCTTCGACAAGGTTCCGACCAAGTTCGGCGACTACACGCCCGAGCAGTTCCGCGAAGGCGGCTTCCGCGTCGTACCGCCCGCCGTCGCGCGCAAGGGCAGCTTCATCGGCAAGAACGTCGTGCTGATGCCGTCCTACGTGAACATCGGCGCCTACGTCGATGAAGGCACGATGGTCGACACTTGGGCCACCGTCGGCTCCTGCGCCCAGATCGGCAAGAACGTGCACCTGTCGGGCGGCGTCGGCATCGGCGGCGTGCTCGAGCCCGTGCAGGCCGGCCCCGTCATCATCGAGGACAACGTCTTCGTCGGTGCCCGCTCGGAAGTGGTCGAAGGCGTGATCATCGAGGAAAACGCCGTGCTGTCGATGGGCGTCTACATCGGCCAGAGCACCAAGATCTACGACCGCCAGACCGGCGAGGTCACCTACGGCCGCGTCCCGTCGGGCGCCGTCGTCGTGCCGGGCAGCCTGCCCTCGGCCGACGGCAAGTACAGCCTGTACTGCGCCGTGATCGTCAAGCGCGTCGACGCCCAGACCCGCGCCAAGACCGGCATCAACGAACTGCTGCGCGGCGCCTGA